AGCGGCGCTGTCCCAGTGCGCACGGCGGCGGGCAGCGTCACCAGCAGCCAAGCAGCTGGGAGAGCGGCCCCGATGAGGAGCGCCGGCTGAAGCGCGCGGCGCCAGCCGGCATCGAGCTGCCCCAGCTGCCAGCCGACGAAGGCGATGGCCGGGAGAGCCAGGGGGCCCCAGAAGAGCGCCCAATGGTGCGGCTGGGTCGCGACTTGGACGACAGGGCGAATGCCCGACGCCTGTGACGAGAACGAAAGGTAGAACGGAAGGTAGAGAACGAGACTTGCTCCTCCAAGCGCGAGGGCAAACAGGCCGACATCGCGGATCAGCCGGCGGTCGAGATGGCCAGCTTTGCGGTACGCGCTCAGGGCGACTGCCGCGACGACGAGCCCGCCGTAGGTCGGCAGGTCCCACGAGTTGAGAAAGCCGAGCGCGCCGACGCAGATCGGTAGTGCCGCTGCCTGCCAGGGGTGAGCGCGCGCCCACCGCATTCCCCAAGGATACGGAGAGTGAAAGGCAGCAGCAGCGATGCCGACAACGAGGAGGTTAAACGGCAGGGCCAGCACGTGCGGATGCAGATCGCCGAGCACGAAGCTGAAGATCGGGAACTCGTTGATGGTGTAGTCGATTCCTTGGCCGTCACGGAACGTGTTGATGACCCGGGTCGCCTTCCACCACCACCAGTGTTCTGTTGGGGTCCAACTGGCGGCACGGTAGGGATGCGTCAGCCCGTCGATGGCAAGCGCGCTCCAGAATTCCGCGGTGCCCCAGCCCCGCGACCGCGCGAAATCGAGCAGGCCGACCAAGTTGCCCATCCCGACCAGCAGCACCGTGCCAAGCAGGCCGGCGAGCATGGTCTGCCGCGGCGTGGCCGCAGGCCAGCGCGCAATGACGAGCGACGAGACGAGCCCGAAAGCGGCGTGAGCGGAGAGCGCCATGACGAGCGCCAAGGCGAGATTGAACGCGACCGAGGCCGGGGTTGCGGCGAGGTGGGCGAGCATCCCAACGAGGACATAGCCGAAGTAGTAGTACGAGACGGTGTAGCCGGCAAGCCAGGGGTCAGGGGGAGGGAAGGCGTCGGCGCGCAGCACCGCATTGAGGAACAGCAGCTCCATCGGCTTCTCGGTGCCGGCAATCTCGGGAGCGTAGGCGCGGACACTTGCCCACCCGATGAAGATCACCGCAAAAAGCGCCTCGCCCGCCAGCAGCCGTTGCCAGTTGTCGCGCATCCAGGCAAGCTGCAGCGCTGCCTGCACGCGTCCGCCGAGCGCTGCCAGCCCGCCGAGAGCGAGGAGAGCCACGCCGAGCACCGCAGCCCCGCGGTTTGGCGGAAACAGAGAAAGCGAAGCGCCAATCCAGAAGAAGAAGCCCGTGAAAATGATGCCGAGCGGCCGCGCGAGGCTGAGGCCGCGGTCGGCAAGCTCCGGAAAGAGGCGCAGTGCCAAGGGCGCCGCCGCAAGCCCAATCAGGGTGGAGAGCAGCCACCAGCCGAGAACTGGCAGCGCGACTGCCTCGATCAGCGCGGACATGGGCTACTCGAACAATTGCCGCACGTACTCGGCTGGGTCGAAGTCGACAAGATCGTCGAGCTGTTCCCCAGTCCCCAGATAGCGGATCGGCAGGCCCAGCTCATTGGCGATGGTGAAAGCGATCCCGCCCTTGGCAGTGCCATCGAGCTTTGTCAGCACGATCCCGTCGATATCGGCGGCTTGGGCGAACGCTTCCGTCTGCAGGATACCGTTCTGGCCGGTGGTGGCATCGATGACGAGCAGCACCTGATGGGGCGCGGTCGGGTCGACCTTAGCGATGACGCGCCGGATTTTCCGCAGTTCCTCCATCAAGTTCGTCTTCGCGTGCAGCCGGCCAGCGGTATCGATGATGACCACATCTGCTCCCCGGCTGCGTCCCGCTTCAACGGCGTCGTAGGCAACAGCGCCGGGGTCGGCGCCGGGCTGATGGGCCACAACTTGGACGCCGATCCGGTCCGCCCACACCTTCAGCTGCTCGATGGCGGCGGCACGGAAGGTATCTGCGGCGCCGATCAGTACCCGCTTCCCCTGCCGGTGCCAGCGGTGCGCAAGTTTGGCGATAGTCGTCGTTTTGCCAGTTCCATTGACGCCGACGATAAGGAGTACGAAGGGTCGGCCGTCGGGAAATCGCCGCGGTTCCCGCTCAAAGGGGCGGTCGTCCTCCTCCTCCACCTCGCGCAGCACGGCGCTCATCTCTTCTTGCAGCGCCTGCTTGGCGCGGTGCGCATCCGTAATCCCCTCCTCGCGGACACGCTCGCGGAGCCGGCTGAGGAGCTCTTCCGTCGTGCTCAGGCTGAGATCGGCGCTAATCAGCGTCTCTTCCAGCGCTTCCCAGAAAGCATCATCGATCTGACGGCGCTCAAAGACCGCCGCAACGCGCTGGAAGACCGCGTCTCGGGTTCGACGGAGGCCAAAGTCGATCTTGCGAAGGC
Above is a genomic segment from Dehalococcoidia bacterium containing:
- the ftsY gene encoding signal recognition particle-docking protein FtsY, with the translated sequence MFERLRKIDFGLRRTRDAVFQRVAAVFERRQIDDAFWEALEETLISADLSLSTTEELLSRLRERVREEGITDAHRAKQALQEEMSAVLREVEEEDDRPFEREPRRFPDGRPFVLLIVGVNGTGKTTTIAKLAHRWHRQGKRVLIGAADTFRAAAIEQLKVWADRIGVQVVAHQPGADPGAVAYDAVEAGRSRGADVVIIDTAGRLHAKTNLMEELRKIRRVIAKVDPTAPHQVLLVIDATTGQNGILQTEAFAQAADIDGIVLTKLDGTAKGGIAFTIANELGLPIRYLGTGEQLDDLVDFDPAEYVRQLFE
- a CDS encoding DUF2298 domain-containing protein encodes the protein MSALIEAVALPVLGWWLLSTLIGLAAAPLALRLFPELADRGLSLARPLGIIFTGFFFWIGASLSLFPPNRGAAVLGVALLALGGLAALGGRVQAALQLAWMRDNWQRLLAGEALFAVIFIGWASVRAYAPEIAGTEKPMELLFLNAVLRADAFPPPDPWLAGYTVSYYYFGYVLVGMLAHLAATPASVAFNLALALVMALSAHAAFGLVSSLVIARWPAATPRQTMLAGLLGTVLLVGMGNLVGLLDFARSRGWGTAEFWSALAIDGLTHPYRAASWTPTEHWWWWKATRVINTFRDGQGIDYTINEFPIFSFVLGDLHPHVLALPFNLLVVGIAAAAFHSPYPWGMRWARAHPWQAAALPICVGALGFLNSWDLPTYGGLVVAAVALSAYRKAGHLDRRLIRDVGLFALALGGASLVLYLPFYLSFSSQASGIRPVVQVATQPHHWALFWGPLALPAIAFVGWQLGQLDAGWRRALQPALLIGAALPAAWLLVTLPAAVRTGTAPLVIDSLPAKAAISLPLAAIVTLALLVAFRTPSRPDAFAALLLGTAFLLHLAAEHFFILDVFGNRMNTVFKLYFQAWTLLAVAGGYALVSLWPQTLRQWKRGVIVAACLILIAGGMYYTLAATWSRADGFTGQPTLDGLAFARAAAPGEAEAIDWLAAQASRGAVVVEATGGQYSEFGRVSARTGIPTILGWAGHQRQWRGSDAPFRGRDAEIDRIYTAASRDELLALLKKYNAEYVFVGSLERQKYGAGVGERLASHLDVAFQNGSATIFRAR